gcGGGTTCACAACCTACTGCAATGTATCATTGACTTCGTCGTCCGACATCGTTGACGAATCAATGTTAACATCATGGCTCCCTTCCTTTCCAGCTATCTCTGGcgaattgatattaattttacttattttttccgTGATATCCATCTCCGTAGAAATCTCGATCTCCACGTCTTGAATGACTTGAGTGACTGCATTTGTAATTACCCTCTGCTCACTCGTCGACGCATAGTTTGGGCGGCTCAAGTAATCATTACCGAATGATAAAGATATTGAATTACGGATCGTTATCGTCCGCGTACAGCTCTTTGTCATTTTCAATGTATTCTGTATTTATGGACAAAACAAAGACAGAAAAgaacagttaaataaaattaaataggtaacagaaaattataatcacacttcaaacaacattttagtaattattatgttttttaaacaacatttatcattttatcagCCGACGGCGAGACTAGACCAAGTCACTCGTGACTCGTCCATAGGCCATAAAGGTATctcatgtattatatgtattacaattattataggaCCTACGTAGTACGTACTTGTTTCAATTGCTTTTTATGATGAACAAGATCATCATCTATGTCATCAAATTTTCTTGGAGCCATTTTAGGATGCTGTAAATGCAATTTTCGATACAAAACTATAACAACGAATAGATATTGCAAACAATGTGAATGCGCAA
This genomic stretch from Rhopalosiphum maidis isolate BTI-1 chromosome 3, ASM367621v3, whole genome shotgun sequence harbors:
- the LOC113558897 gene encoding uncharacterized protein LOC113558897 → MAPRKFDDIDDDLVHHKKQLKQNTLKMTKSCTRTITIRNSISLSFGNDYLSRPNYASTSEQRVITNAVTQVIQDVEIEISTEMDITEKISKININSPEIAGKEGSHDVNIDSSTMSDDEVNDTLQ